A stretch of Oncorhynchus mykiss isolate Arlee chromosome 12, USDA_OmykA_1.1, whole genome shotgun sequence DNA encodes these proteins:
- the LOC110538086 gene encoding coatomer subunit zeta-1 isoform X2, which translates to MTAQTCPRQHQRTTMEIASLEPSLYTVKAVFILDNDGNRLLSKYYDKELYPSMKEQKNFEKNVFNKTHKADNEIAFVEGMTIVYKCSIDLFFYVVGSSQENELMLMAVLNCLFESLGQILRKNVERRCLLDNLDGVFLVVDEIIDGGVILESDPQQVIQKVNYRLDGSEQAYGFDLFDYIVGNIDGQTDRSQCA; encoded by the exons ATGACAGCTCAAACCTGTCCACGTCAACACCAGAGAACCACTATGGAGATCGCGTCTCTG GAACCCTCACTTTACACAGTGAAAGCGGTCTTCATTTTGGATAACGATGGCAATAGACTTCTATCAAAG TACTACGACAAAGAGCTCTACCCCTCCATGAAGGAGCAGAAGAACTTTGAAAAGAACGTTTTCAACAAGACACACAAAGCTGACA ATGAGATTGCATTTGTGGAGGGGATGACGATCGTGTATAAGTGCAGCATTGACCTGTTCTTCTACGTGGTGGGCAGTTCACAGGAGAATGAG cTCATGCTCATGGCTGTACTGAACTGTCTGTTTGAGTCCCTCGGTCAAATCCTAAG GAAAAATGTGGAGAGAAGGTGTCTATTGGACAACCTGGACGGAGTCTTCTTAGTAGTGGACGAAATTATCGACGGGGG GGTGATCTTGGAAAGCGACCCCCAACAGGTCATCCAGAAGGTCAATTACAGG CTGGATGGTTCAGAGCAAGCCTACGGCTTCGACCTCTTTGATTACATCGTTGGTAACATTgatggacagacggacagaaGCCAGTGTGCATAG
- the LOC110538086 gene encoding coatomer subunit zeta-1 isoform X1 encodes MTAQTCPRQHQRTTMEIASLEPSLYTVKAVFILDNDGNRLLSKYYDKELYPSMKEQKNFEKNVFNKTHKADNEIAFVEGMTIVYKCSIDLFFYVVGSSQENELMLMAVLNCLFESLGQILRKNVERRCLLDNLDGVFLVVDEIIDGGVILESDPQQVIQKVNYRADENPLSEQSVAQHITDKLAMTSNIMQSAKEQIKWSILK; translated from the exons ATGACAGCTCAAACCTGTCCACGTCAACACCAGAGAACCACTATGGAGATCGCGTCTCTG GAACCCTCACTTTACACAGTGAAAGCGGTCTTCATTTTGGATAACGATGGCAATAGACTTCTATCAAAG TACTACGACAAAGAGCTCTACCCCTCCATGAAGGAGCAGAAGAACTTTGAAAAGAACGTTTTCAACAAGACACACAAAGCTGACA ATGAGATTGCATTTGTGGAGGGGATGACGATCGTGTATAAGTGCAGCATTGACCTGTTCTTCTACGTGGTGGGCAGTTCACAGGAGAATGAG cTCATGCTCATGGCTGTACTGAACTGTCTGTTTGAGTCCCTCGGTCAAATCCTAAG GAAAAATGTGGAGAGAAGGTGTCTATTGGACAACCTGGACGGAGTCTTCTTAGTAGTGGACGAAATTATCGACGGGGG GGTGATCTTGGAAAGCGACCCCCAACAGGTCATCCAGAAGGTCAATTACAGG GCGGATGAGAACCCACTGTCAGAGCAGAGCGTGGCCCAG CACATTACGGACAAATTGGCTATGACCTCCAAT ATAATGCAGTCTGCCAAAGAACAAATAAAGTGGTCAATACTCAAATGA
- the LOC110538086 gene encoding coatomer subunit zeta-1 isoform X3 yields the protein MTAQTCPRQHQRTTMEIASLEPSLYTVKAVFILDNDGNRLLSKYYDKELYPSMKEQKNFEKNVFNKTHKADNEIAFVEGMTIVYKCSIDLFFYVVGSSQENELMLMAVLNCLFESLGQILRKNVERRCLLDNLDGVFLVVDEIIDGGVILESDPQQVIQKVNYRADENPLSEQSVAQIMQSAKEQIKWSILK from the exons ATGACAGCTCAAACCTGTCCACGTCAACACCAGAGAACCACTATGGAGATCGCGTCTCTG GAACCCTCACTTTACACAGTGAAAGCGGTCTTCATTTTGGATAACGATGGCAATAGACTTCTATCAAAG TACTACGACAAAGAGCTCTACCCCTCCATGAAGGAGCAGAAGAACTTTGAAAAGAACGTTTTCAACAAGACACACAAAGCTGACA ATGAGATTGCATTTGTGGAGGGGATGACGATCGTGTATAAGTGCAGCATTGACCTGTTCTTCTACGTGGTGGGCAGTTCACAGGAGAATGAG cTCATGCTCATGGCTGTACTGAACTGTCTGTTTGAGTCCCTCGGTCAAATCCTAAG GAAAAATGTGGAGAGAAGGTGTCTATTGGACAACCTGGACGGAGTCTTCTTAGTAGTGGACGAAATTATCGACGGGGG GGTGATCTTGGAAAGCGACCCCCAACAGGTCATCCAGAAGGTCAATTACAGG GCGGATGAGAACCCACTGTCAGAGCAGAGCGTGGCCCAG ATAATGCAGTCTGCCAAAGAACAAATAAAGTGGTCAATACTCAAATGA